The following proteins are encoded in a genomic region of Triticum dicoccoides isolate Atlit2015 ecotype Zavitan chromosome 1B, WEW_v2.0, whole genome shotgun sequence:
- the LOC119305703 gene encoding uncharacterized protein LOC119305703, with product MLFSVSPPRCRRAHPPPPPLPTFYRVAALSSPTFGGLAALLSSFPWRRIEFKLGPLSSSRRRIPSMRGLHRRQAPGAGGRELQGRPHPLSLPDPPRSSLARRDADAMEDAAPPLLRSAPPVLWRTPLHPCSSLRVWNMKLAMPRMNKMRALTVPLVNCFWAQSQRKDSLPSAALGFRLRRGKRISKHCCTERRECAPNVQRVGVLASILNNIIIQYSSIIIQYSRRHSASSIQCSIQHPVSTPASNREAFRNWGRGGEYQQQQQRRGRARPSKQDQRGEEDPGLGGEVEQGQRGDEHPGPERRRRPSVGDGGQNCPRRRRPRWTKSRTQSLILCFSARFRGR from the exons ATGCTCTTCTCCGTCTCGCCGCCACGCTGCCGCCGCGCtcacccccctccccctcccctccccacctTCTATCGCGTCGCCGCGCTCTCCTCCCCCACCTTCGGTGGCCTCGCCGCGCTCCTCTCCTCCTTCCCGTGGCGACGGATTGAGTTCAAGCTTGGACCTTTGAGTTCAAGCCGGCGACGGATTCCGTCGATGCGAGGCCTTCACCGCCGCCAAGCTCCTGGCGCCGGTGGCCGTGAGCTTCAGGGGAGACCCCATCCTCTCTCCCTCCCAGATCCACCACGCAGCTCGCTCGCGCGCCGGGATGCCGACGCCATGGAGGACGCTGCTCCACCCCTGCTCCGCTCCGCGCCCCCGGTGCTATGGAGGACGCCTCTCCACCCCTGCTCCAGCCTCAGG GTGTGGAACATGAAGCTGGCAATGCCAAGAATGAACAAGATGAGGGCACTGACAGTACCCCTAGTCAACTGCTTTTGGGCGCAAAGCCAAAGAAAAGACTCACTTCCAAGTGCAGCCCTGGGATTCAGACTCAGAAGAGGCAAAAGAATCAG CAAGCACTGCTGCACTGAGAGAAGAGAGTGTGCTCCAAATGTACAGAGAGTAGGAGTACTGGCATCAATTTTAAACAACATCATCATTCAGTACTCCAGCATCATCATTCAGTACTCCA GGAGGCATTCAGCATCCAGCATCCAGTGTTCAATCCAGCATCCAGTTTCTACTCCAGCATCCAACAGGGAGGCATTCAGAAACTGGGGGCGGGGCGGGGaataccagcagcagcaacagaggcGGGGGCGGGCGCGACCGTCGAAGCAGGACCAGCGCGGAGAGGAAGATCCTGGCCTTGGAGGAGAGGTTGAGCAGGGCCAACGCGGCGACGAACACCCTGGGCCAGAGCGGCGACGAAGACCCAGCGTCGGCGACGGCGGCCAGAATTGTCCGCGGCGACGGCGACCAAGGTGGACGAAATCAAGGACCCAGTCGTTGATTTTGTGCTTCTCGGCACGATTCAGAGGGAGGTGA